A genomic window from Salvia hispanica cultivar TCC Black 2014 chromosome 5, UniMelb_Shisp_WGS_1.0, whole genome shotgun sequence includes:
- the LOC125189053 gene encoding leucine aminopeptidase-like, translating into MAPIDPHSYADSTHPLTTHVSLSFYFDFPSSTIASSALLSLSTPHSGPLILDTRSLSISAVIDPVTAAPIPFTLSSSPDAVLGQSLTLTLSNQSKLLILSKTSPSSSALQWLSPPQTFNKSYPFVFTQCQAIHARSIFPCQDTPAARIKFAAKLNIPRYLSAVMAAKHVDRRDPSAGECGGACDDSIWCAEGRVVEEFVMEQPVPPYLFAFAVGELGFREVGPRTKVYSEAVPAVLDAAAREFAGSEEMIKVGEALFGPYEWERFDLLVLPPSFPYGGMENPRMTFLTPTVIKGDSTGAQVVAHELAHSWTGNLITNKNNDHFWLNEGFTTYAERRIVEVVQGKERAILNIGIGWRGLVEQIERFKDRMEFTKLRTNQQGVDPDDVYSEVPYEKGFQFLWRIERQVGRPAFDEFLKKYIANFKFQSIDTDMFLDFLKANIPGIEDQIDLKVWTDGTGIPPDAMEPASEIYTKIVSLANDFKSGTMPNEDDVAQWGGQEWELYLENLPKSVEASQLAALDERYRLAESKDYEVKVAFLQHAIASRCSSCYNEVEKTLKEVGRMKYLRPLYRALVQGAGKEEEKMFARRVFSEACAGYHPIAKGVVEAIFAKHL; encoded by the exons ATGGCTCCAATCGACCCCCACTCCTATGCAGACTCCACCCACCCCCTAACCACTCACGTCTCCCTCTCTTTCTACTTCGATTTCCCCTCCTCCACCATCGCCTCCTCCGCcctcctctccctctccaCCCCCCACTCCGGCCCCCTCATCCTCGACACCCGCTCCCTCTCCATCTCCGCCGTCATCGACCCCGTCACCGCCGCTCCCATCCCCTTCACCCTCTCCTCTTCCCCCGACGCCGTCCTAGGCCAATCCCTCACCCTAACCCTCTCCAATCAATCCAAATTACTCATTCTCTCCAAAACCTCGCCCTCTTCCTCAGCTCTGCAGTGGCTCTCTCCGCCGCAGACCTTCAACAAGTCCTACCCCTTCGTCTTCACCCAATGCCAGGCCATCCACGCGCGATCGATCTTCCCCTGCCAGGATACCCCCGCCGCGCGGATCAAATTCGCCGCCAAATTGAACATCCCGCGCTACCTCTCCGCGGTGATGGCCGCGAAGCATGTTGATCGCCGCGATCCTTCCGCCGGAGAGTGCGGCGGAGCGTGCGATGACTCAATTTGGTGCGCGGAGGGGAGGGTGGTGGAGGAGTTCGTGATGGAGCAGCCGGTGCCGCCCTACCTGTTTGCGTTTGCAGTTGGGGAGCTAGGGTTTAGAGAGGTTGGTCCGAGGACTAAGGTGTACTCGGAGGCTGTCCCTGCGGTGTTGGACGCTGCGGCTAGGGAGTTTGCGGGGTCCGAGGAGATGATCAAGGTCGGGGAGGCGCTGTTCGGGCCGTATGAGTGGGAGAGGTTCGATTTGTTGGTGTTGCCACCGAGTTTTCCGTACGGAGGAATGGAGAATCCGAGAATGACATTTTTGACTCCCACTGTGATCAAAGGGGACTCTACGGGGGCACAGGTTGTAGCTCACGAGCTCGCTCATAGCTGGACGGGGAATTTGATCACTAATAAGAACAATGATCATTTCTGGTTGAATGAG GGTTTCACGACATATGCTGAGCGGCGAATAGTTGAGGTTGTTCAAGGAAAAGAAAGGGCCATACTTAATATTGGAATTGGTTGGAGAGGACTTGTCGAGCAAATCGAGAGGTTTAAGGATCGAATGGAATTCACGAAACTGAGGACCAACCAGCAAGGGGTGGACCCAGATGATGTATACTCTGAAGTGCCATATGAGAAGGGATTCCAGTTTCTGTGGCGCATTGAGAGACAG GTTGGGAGGCCTGCATTTGATGagtttcttaaaaaatatattgccAACTTCAAGTTCCAGTCTATTGACACCGACATGTTTCTTGACTTCTTAAAAGCAAATATTCCTGGAATTGAAGATCAAATTGATCTAAAAGTATGGACTGATGGAACTGGCATACCTCCAGATGCAATGGAGCCTGCATCTGAAATCTATACAAAGATCGTTTCGTTGGCTAACGATTTTAAGTCAGGTACAATGCCAAATGAGGATGATGTTGCTCAGTGGGGAGGACAAGAATGGGAGCTTTACTTAGAAAATCTGCCTAAATCTGTCGAAGCATCACAG CTAGCAGCTCTAGACGAGCGCTATAGGCTTGCAGAATCGAAAGATTATGAGGTCAAAGTAGCATTTCTTCAGCATGCGATTGCATCTAGGTGCTCTAGTTGCTACAACGAGGTTGAGAAAACTCTGAAAGAAGttggacggatgaagtatctCCGGCCACTCTATAGAGCACTAGTCCAGGGTGCTGGAAAAGAAGAGGAGAAGATGTTTGCGAGGAGGGTTTTCTCTGAGGCTTGCGCAGGCTATCACCCGATAGCTAAGGGTGTGGTTGAGGCCATATTCGCCAAGCATTTGTAG